A stretch of Camelina sativa cultivar DH55 chromosome 18, Cs, whole genome shotgun sequence DNA encodes these proteins:
- the LOC104761467 gene encoding NAD(P)H dehydrogenase (quinone) FQR1 has protein sequence MATKVYIVYYSMYGHVEKLAEEIRKGAASVEGVEAKLWQVPETLPEEALSKMSAPPKSESPIITPNELTEADGFVFGFPTRFGMMAAQFKAFLDATGGLWRTQSLAGKPAGIFYSTGSQGGGQETTALTAITQLVHHGMLFVPIGYTFGAGMFEMENVKGGSPYGAGTFAGDGSRQPTELELQQAFHQGKYIATITKKLKGSTA, from the exons ATGGCGACTAAAGTGTATATCGT GTACTATTCTATGTATGGTCATGTTGAGAAATTGGCTGAAGAGATAAGGAAAGGAGCTGCCTCTGTTGAAGGTGTTGAAGCCAAGCTATGGCAG GTACCAGAGACACTTCCAGAAGAAGCACTTTCTAAGATGAGCGCACCACCAAAGAGTGAATCCCCAATCATCACTCCCAACGAGCTAACTGAAGCTGATGGGTTTGTCTTTGGCTTCCCAACAAGATTTGGTATGATGGCTGCTCAGTTCAAAGCCTTCTTGGATGCAACTGGTGGACTCTGGAGGACTCAGTCACTCGCTGGTAAACCAGCTGGTATCTTCTACAGCACTGGCTCTCAAGGTGGTGGCCAGGAAACCACCGC ATTGACGGCCATAACTCAGCTGGTCCACCACGGGATGTTATTTGTTCCAATTGGTTACACATTTGGCGCGGGAATGTTTGAGATGGAGAATGTGAAAGGTGGAAGCCCATATGGAGCTGGAACATTTGCAGGAGACGGTTCGAGGCAGCCAACAGAGCTGGAGCTCCAACAAGCATTTCACCAAGGCAAGTACATTGCCACTATCACCAAGAAGCTCAAGGGATCTACTGCTTAG
- the LOC104763454 gene encoding indole-3-acetic acid-amido synthetase GH3.6-like, whose protein sequence is MPEAPKIVSSFEVSDQSLAEKNKNKLQFIEDVTTNADDVQRRVLEEILSRNADVEYLKRHGLGGRTDRETFKHVMPVVTYEDIQPEINRIANGDKSQILCSNPISEFLTSSGTSGGERKLMPTIEEELDRRSLLYSLLMPVMNQFVPGLDKGKGMYFLFIKSESKTPGGLPARPVLTSYYKSSHFKKRPFDPYTNYTSPNQTILCPDSYQSMYSQMLCGLCQHKEVLRVGAVFASGFIRAIKFLEKHWPELARDIRTGTLSSVITDLSVREAVGEILKPDPKLADFVESECRKTSWQGIITRIWPNTKYVDVIVTGTMSQYIPTLDYYIGVNLRPLCKPSEVSYTLIPNMAYFEFLPVHRNSGVTSSISLPKALTEKEQQELVDLVDVKLGQEYELVVTTYAGLYRYRVGDVISVTGFKNNAPQFSFICRKNVVLSIDADKTDEVELQNAVKNAVTHLVPFEASLSEYTSYADTSSIPGHYVLFWELCLNGNTPIPPSVFEDCCLTIEESLNSVYRQGRVSDKSIGPLEIKIVESGTFDKLMDYAISLGASINQYKTPRCVKFAPIIELLNSRVVDNYFSPKCPKWVPGHKQWGSN, encoded by the exons ATGCCAGAGGCACCAAAGATCGTATCTTCTTTTGAGGTTTCTGATCAGAGCCTCGCGGAGAAGAATAAGAACAAGCTCCAATTCATCGAGGACGTGACAACTAACGCGGATGATGTCCAGAGACGAGTTCTTGAAGAGATCCTTTCACGTAATGCTGACGTGGAGTACCTCAAACGACACGGGCTCGGAGGACGAACCGACCGTGAGACATTCAAACACGTCATGCCTGTCGTTACTTACGAAGACATTCAACCTGAGATCAACAGAATCGCTAATGGTGACAAATCCCAAATCCTCTGTTCTAACCCCATCTCTGAGTTCCTCACAAG TTCTGGGACTTCTGGTGGAGAGAGGAAACTGATGCCAACAATAGAAGAGGAACTAGACAGAAGATCACTACTCTACAGTCTTTTGATGCCTGTGATGAACCAGTTTGTTCCTGGTCTTGACAAAGGCAAAGGAATGTATTTTCTCTTCATCAAATCCGAGTCCAAGACACCAGGTGGTCTCCCTGCTCGTCCTGTTTTAACCAGTTACTACAAATCCTCTCACTTCAAGAAAAGACCTTTTGATCCTTACACCAACTACACAAGTCCCAACCAAACCATCCTTTGTCCTGACTCTTACCAGAGCATGTACTCTCAAATGCTTTGTGGTTTATGCCAACACAAAGAGGTTCTTCGTGTTGGAGCTGTCTTTGCCTCTGGTTTCATCAGAGCCATCAAGTTTCTTGAGAAACATTGGCCTGAGCTTGCACGTGACATTAGAACCGGTACTCTCAGCTCCGTGATAACTGATCTTTCCGTTCGTGAGGCCGTTGGGGAGATTCTTAAACCGGATCCTAAGCTTGCTGATTTCGTCGAGTCGGAATGCAGGAAGACCTCTTGGCAAGGGATCATCACTAGGATTTGGCCAAACACCAAGTATGTTGATGTTATTGTGACTGGAACAATGTCACAGTATATTCCAACTCTGGATTATTACA TTGGTGTGAATCTCAGGCCGCTCTGCAAACCAAGCGAAGTCTCTTACACTCTCATACCGAACATGGCCTATTTCGAGTTCTTGCCTGTTCATCGGAACAGTGGAGTCACTAGCTCAATCAGTCTTCCAAAAGCGCTCACTGAGAAAGAACAGCAAgagcttgttgatcttgttgATGTCAAGCTTGGTCAGGAGTACGAGCTTGTAGTCACCACATATGCTG GACTATACAGATACAGAGTAGGTGATGTCATAAGCGTGACTGGTTTCAAGAACAATGCGCCTCAGTTCAGCTTCATATGCCGCAAGAACGTGGTCCTAAGCATTGACGCAGACAAAACTGATGAGGTTGAGCTTCAAAATGCAGTTAAAAACGCGGTAACACACCTTGTTCCGTTTGAAGCTTCCCTCTCCGAGTACACTAGCTATGCGGACACATCATCTATCCCGGGCCACTACGTCTTGTTCTGGGAGCTCTGCTTGAATGGTAACACGCCAATTCCTCCCTCGGTCTTCGAGGATTGCTGCTTAACCATAGAGGAATCACTGAACAGTGTGTATAGACAAGGAAGGGTCAGTGATAAGTCCATTGGACCGTTGGAGATCAAGATTGTCGAGTCAGGGACTTTCGATAAGCTCATGGATTACGCAATAAGCTTAGGGGCTTCGATCAATCAGTACAAGACACCAAGGTGTGTGAAGTTTGCTCCGATCATTGAGCTATTAAACTCTAGGGTTGTTGATAATTACTTCAGCCCCAAGTGTCCTAAATGGGTCCCTGGTCACAAGCAATGGGGGAGTAACTAA